In Phacochoerus africanus isolate WHEZ1 unplaced genomic scaffold, ROS_Pafr_v1 Scaffold_19, whole genome shotgun sequence, a single genomic region encodes these proteins:
- the LOC125119242 gene encoding olfactory receptor 4X1-like, whose protein sequence is VTITTSKGLSSPMYFFLSSLSFVEPCYCSVTAPRLILDSFMERRVISLKGCLTQISFLHFFGGTEIFLLTGMAYDRSVAICKPLHYTVIMPRRVCGLLGAAWGGGLLHSVGQTSLMFQLPFCGPKVLDHYFCDVHPMLKPACADPFRIGLLIIANGGSISVVSFAGLLASYGVILRSLRTRSSGGRRKALSTCASHVAVVALFFIPCSFVYMRPCVTLPADKIVAVFYTVATPLLNPVIYSFRNVEVKNAMRRLMGRKAIWAEK, encoded by the coding sequence GTGACCATCACGACCAGCAAAGGGCTCAGCtcccccatgtatttcttcctcagcTCCTTGTCCTTTGTGGAGCCCTGTTACTGTTCTGTCACAGCCCCTAGACTCATCCTTGACTCTTTTATGGAGCGGAGAGTCATCTCCCTCAAGGGCTGCCTCACACAGATATCTTTCCTCCACTTCTTTGGTGGCACCGAGATCTTCCTCCTGACAgggatggcctatgaccgctccgtggccatctgcaagcccctGCATTACACGGTCATCATGCCCCGGCGGGTGTGTGGCCTCCTGGGGgcggcctggggtgggggcctgcTGCACTCTGTGGGACAAACCTCCCTCATGTTCCAGTTGCCCTTCTGTGGCCCCAAGGTCCTCGACCACTACTTCTGTGACGTCCACCCCATGCTGAAGCCGGCCTGCGCAGACCCCTTCCGCATCGGCCTGCTCATCATCGCCAATGGTGGCTCCATCTCGGTGGTCAGCTTCGCGGGGCTGCTCGCGTCCTACGGGGTCATCCTGCGCTCCCTGAGGACCCGGTCCTCAGGAGGCCGGCGCAAGGCCCTCTCCACGTGCGCCTCTCACGTCGCAGTCGTGGCCCTGTTCTTCATCCCCTGTTCCTTTGTCTACATGAGGCCCTGTGTCACCCTCCCAGCAGACAAGATAGTGGCCGTGTTTTACACGGTGGCCACGCCTCTCCTAAACCCTGTCATTTACTCCTTCAGGAACGTGGAAGTGAAAAACGCCATGAGGAGACTGATGG